The nucleotide sequence gtgGAAGTGTTGGTGCCGTGTGTTGAGCTTCACCCCTTCATTCTCCTCAGAGACTCCGACATCATGGCGGACGCCGATGACTGGGGTGAGAAATACACTAAAATCtaaccttatttttattttccgaTCCTAAGAATTTCTATTAACATGTTTCATCTATTCAGCCGTCATCTTGAATCACGGCTGTCATCAAGTAATCTGTGTAAACGCGCTGTTATTGTCCAGATGCTGGTAGTTTCGACCCCGAGGAGCCCATCAAAAAGGCGGCAGTTCATGACAAATGGGAGGGCGAGGATGAAGACGACGACGTCAAAGTTAGTAGCGAACGCCTTATTTGTCCTTCGCCAATCCAAATTAGCGTTTATTTCTTGAACAGTTGATAAAGTCTCTCATCTTTCGATAAGTAACGTTTAGCTAACTCTAGCTAGCTGCGCTTGCTAACTCAGAGTGTCAAACCGTATGGTCAAAACATGGAGGTGATGAGTTTTAGCCTATAATGTGCTCAGTTAGTTATTAGCATAGGCGTAACTGTTACACCTACTGTCGTAAATCAGGGAATGAAATCATAGCGATTGTTAATTCCACGCTAAAGCTATGTCTTTAACACCGTAATAGCGTGTAGTCAGTGACTAATTTACTGTAAGTAACTTGGCCTTTTCAAAGCAAAATATGACTGCCATCTGTTGCTGATCTCAAACTATCTCACTGTCTGAAAGTAGATTGTTTTCATCATATTAGGACCGATGACTTTCTAACTGTGAAATTAATGATCTCCAGTTCATCTTTTATCTTGATGCTACCTATcattgtgaaaatgttttaatttgtggTTTGAAATTCATTTTCCATGTAGGATAATTgggatgatgatgaagaggaagAAAAGGAGGAGGAAAAGAAATCAGGTATATATCGTTGTATGAAATGCCTTGAAATGTTTTGGGTTTTcccccaaaatatattttttcctacttaaTTTAGAGTAATCAACATTTGAAATGGATCCAAAAAAATTTTTGGTTTAAGGACAACTTTGCTGGAAGGTTTTGATCCACTGCAAATGTGGActagtgtatttttttaatttatttttttgtatcagTTGACTTGTAGTTTAGatatttaagtatatatttttcattgttcATAATTAAGCTGAGGCTATAAAAACATCATGCATAAGTATATGCACGCTTGAAAATGATGCACATATTAACATGCACATAAATTCACATTCTTCAAAGCAGTTATTTATAAAGTTGCAATGTTAAACTTTGAGGTttatcagtgtttttgttttcatatacAGAGGCCAAACCTACAGAAAAGAAGAAACTCAgcgagaaaataaaagaaaaggaaaatttacaaagaaaaaaacaagaggaGCTCCTTAAACAAGTGAGTTCGGACATTGCAATATTTAATTTGACCTATTTCTCAGTAAGTTATGCTGAATGTTAAATATTTCGTTAACACCATAAAACGTCAAaagcattgttttatttatcGCATTTTGTAACtgtcatattttttattgttttatatacacaataccgttcaaaagtttgaggcaaGTAAAACACATTTGTATTTATTGAATAGTAGCGTAAGCGTGATAAAAGGATATAACGAGACTTTCACTAATTTGTTTCAATAGTTAGAGGAGTCAGAAGACAGCACAGAACTCACACCAGAAGAAGAGCTGGCAGAAAAACTTCGAGTAAAAAAACTACAGGAGGATTCAGACCTGGAACTAGCAAAAGAAGCATTCGGTAAGTGCTTTCTGTTCATCCATGTCCATATTCTTGCTCATTATAGGCCCTGATCATTCACTTCTACTCTCATTTGTAGGTGTAGTATCAAATAATGTTACAGGAATTGATGCGATGAGTCCCTCTACAAAAGAAGACTTCACAGAGTTTGAGCGGTTGCTAAAAGAAAAGATTTCTTCTTATGAGAAGTCAATACACTATTCCAGCTTTTTAGAGACACTGTTTAGGGACCTGTGTCTTTCGTGTaagcatatttaattttttaaagttcTTCTGTCATTCATTTTGTGATTTATGTATTACTTTGACATTTTGTGTCTGCTTTGCAGTGGAAGTTGAGGACTTTAAGAAAATTAGCAACTCACTAACAGTGTTACTGAGTGAAAAGCAGAGGCAAGAAAAGGTATGAAATTCCATtttaaggggatagttcaccaaaaaaatcctaaatctaaaatgtagatgagttaagttctccaaatttgttcagatgaagaaacaaagcatttcatcacttgctctccaatggatgctctgcagtgaatgggtgccgtcagaacgagagtccaaacagctgataaaaacatcacaataatccacaccactccagctcATCAGtttatgtcttgtgaagtgaaaatctgcgTGTTTGTGTGAAACATTCATCATTAtgacgtttttaatttaaaaccattGTTTCCGGCTAAAATGTAAGTGCTCTATTCATAATGTTTCTTTTtccagaaatatgcacagatcaagcatcgtttacaagcaaaaaccaCTCTAAACAAGTATGTGCGTGGATTTTGTTGTGACTTTCTCACTGGAGgaaacatttttatgaattatgGACTCGAAATTTAACCAGAAGCATCAGTTTCAAAGTGAACAAcagcttttttttgtttaaatataaacgtgcattttttcttttcataagatgttaactgatgagcttgagtggtgtggattattgtgatgtttttatcagcagtttaggctctcattctgacggtacccattcactgcagagcatccactggtgagcaagtgatgaaatgctacattcctctaaattcatctacatcttgggtggcctgaggATGAACATATTTtttagcaaatgttcatttttgagtaaaaatAGCAAACAATTACtagcttttttttcctcaatgttttatttttattgttaaattctgttattttgttCACAATATGTACCATTTGTATTAtctaattgtaattattattattatattggtcctaaatataattttttttttattcaataggCAAACAaaggtaaaaagaaaaagaagggaGTTTTACCAGGAGGAGGTTTGAAAGCCACAAAGAGAGATGATCTGGCAGACTACGGGGAGTTCGACGGCGGTTATGCACAAGACTACGAGGATTTCATGTGACCAAGGCTTAACCCATTGCTATTGTTTGCTGATTGCTGAAGCACACACTTTAACAGCATGACCTTACCCCCCAGTCAGAACCACACTAGACAACTCTGAACTCCATCCCACACACTCTCTCCTCAAGAGGTTCATGCAGAGAATCAGTTCACTGCGCTATTTTTCTCCGGTCTGTGAACTTCGGTCAATGCTTGTCGGTATAATAAACCCAATTAAAAACGGGGTCCTTCTCACGAATGTGAATCTGCAGTTTCGATTAATCGTCACGGTCCAGGCAACAAAGAGTGTTACTGTTCGGTGACTGATATTTCTTGGAAATAAATGACATTCTATGCAAATTTCAGTCCGGATTGATCTGTCGTTGGATCGGCTTTGGCTGGTATACTTTTGCCTCCAGACCGATTAACTCGACCTGTACGGCCTGAAGTGGTGATATGGTTGATAAATCATGTTTTCAAtcagacgtaaaaaaaaaaatttgttcgtAGATGATAGCGAGCTCATTTATTTAGATAAGTAAATCTAAAGTAGCGTATTAAATATAAGCATAATTCTTTGAAAATAACTCCTTTATGTTTGTAGCTCGTAATGCATTGTATGACCAAAAGTATCACTCTAAATGAACCATTTTGAAGACACATTGCAGCGTTATTAGgattacctcaatttttgcagaGCTAAATATGCGAATATTTACAAACATAACTCATGTTTTCAATGCAGCACATTATGCCGTTACTCATTTGACCTCAGTCATGCCAGTAATGAATGAGTGTGTTCTCACGTGATCTGCTGATGTATAAGGGACTGATTGTTGATGTAGGGTTGTTTCAAGTGTCGTTTGGCTTTCCATTTTCTCGACAACTTGCAGTGATAGACAAAGAGACTTGCGATCAGCGAAGCCGATGATAGGACGCACTGTTTTATAAAGATCTAATTTAATAAAAGTTGATTAAAATCACTTGTTTGTCTTttgctttttatataattttatatatatatatatatatatatatatatatatatatatatttttttttttttgtttgtttgtttatctaaGCTGATGAATGAATTATAATTGTGTTAATTGACAGAAGGGAATGCTGTCGATTTGATTAATAGTGACAGTTCAGACAGAAATGAAAAGTAATCATGTAgtcacccttaagttgttccaaacctatatgagtttCTTCTACGGAGTGCAAAATACGGAGTGCACATTCTTACAAAATTTATTTGTAAGAATGTGGGTATCAAAAGAGTTGACGGAAAACCATTgacgtttttattttttccccccataCAATGGAACTCAATGGCTACCttcaacttgagggtgagtaaacgatgacagaattatttttttttcaaacagatcTCATTGTGGACAATTCatccatttgtcttttttttctccctataCTTCAAATTAGATATTAAACTTCAAATTTTTTTAACACTACAGACTTTACTGCAGGACTTAATCATTTAGTTGACTTAACAGTCCCACCAGGTTttcttgagacttttttttttgtcatggcttttcaaaaaaaacaatttacagtGATATTTGTGGCATTTTTCCCTGTTCTTTTGCAATAAAGAACATTCTGCATAAAAGCCAGAGTAAATTATGGCTGCTTTGACCTCATTCCATAGCATCAAAGTATACAATAACAGACGcggtgtaaatgcatttatgccacctctgagcagcattaaatagtttgtgtaaaaaaacaaaaataaaaaccctaAAGAAGCACTTCTATGCTACCTTTTTGGTGTAAATTTGGCATAATTATGGATAGTGACAATAATAGATAAACAAATTTAttagttttacattttgttttcaaaaaattTTCAAAAAATGCTATCTGCTGCAAAAAATACAGAGTTTGCTTGATTTTGCATTCAATTCTGCATCGCAGAATCACAAAACCTATCaacaaccaaaaaataaaatcaagtccTCACCTTACATTTTTCATTATCCATTACCCTCAGATATGcttcacaatatggaagaaaagatctgtgGCTACTTGTGTGAGACAAATTAAAAGTGTTTGACCACGTTTATTGccttaatttaacatttattgaaTTCTGTTTATGACGTGGTTCAGAAATAAGAGAGCTTGGAGAAATTAGCCAAAATGGAAAGGCATGCTGGAAGCGAAACATTTTTACTATTATAaactattacaaaaacaaaaaattttcttacttaaaatatttaaataataatcaaagatctccttttttatgttttattcattaCAATATTAGGACAGTTGTACCATCCTGACGTTTGacgttaaaaatataaaaatgaattttaatttagaaatgaaAAACGTTTTCATAatagttgtgtatgtgtgtgtgtgtgtgtatatatataaacgttttcttacatttatacaaaaaaaatctcTTATTCTTGGCAAGAATTTATCACTGTCATATAATTCACAATAAGAAGGTAAATAGGGTCATCTTTTATTGTACTTTAAATTCAAAATTATGCTTAATGTTACCATCTAATATTTAATCTACTGTAGATGTTCATTAAGTATAAACTGGTCAAGGGTATGACCTTTGAGACTGTTTGAAGAGCCATACTGTTCAGAAAACTGTAAGCCAGACTGAAAGTGGCGTTTTATTGCGTACCTGCTTATGAAAAAGTCACACAGATTTCTCAGATAACCTGCCAGTGTCCTAATCTTGTGCTTGTTGCTCGTGGCCGATTATCTCAATCACACTGTGAATTGCACCCAGTGCTATTGATCACGTGACCTGCGCACAAAGGGTCCAGTCTTCTTCACTTGGTCCAACTTATTGGTTTtcagacaaaaagaaaacaagagcGATTGTAAAGATAAGACTTGGGGATAATTAACAGCAAATCCAGACTCAAACATAACACTCCATCATCCATTGGTTGTGAAGAAGGGAGGAGGTTTGTTGGTGTGAAGCTGAATGATTTCTTTGACTGTGAGTGGAAGTAAAATGTGGTCTCGGGTTGTATAAAAGGCAACCCATCTCAGTAATGTGAAGTGCAACCATGAGTCCATGCGTCTTCTCAATTTTGGTGATTCTGTTGCTGGTAATGGCTGTGGAGATGTCCACCTTGGAGGGCAAGCAGATCCTCGAAGCCTTGCACTGTCCGCCCTGCGAACGCATCCATTGTTCCCCTCGTCGAGCGCTGAAGCTCCAGTGTCAGGGTGGAATCAGCTCTGGGATCTGCGGTTGTTGTCCAGCCTGTGCTAAACTCTCGGGAGAAAGCTGTGGAGGCACCTGGGACTACCTGGGGAAATGTGATGAAGGGATGGTTTGTATCTACCCAGAAGAAACAGATGGAAAACCAGAAGCGCAACGCAAGGGAACCTGCAAATCAGGTATCCCTAAAGCTGGAGATGTCAAGTTAATCTGTCTAGATGTATGGGTctaaataaaggttcttcatcCGCTTCTATGGTTCCATGGTTGCATTAGCCCCCTTATTTTTATAgacttttaattttgtttagctTTTTTAAATGCTTCTGCATTAACGAGTGGACCAGTCTTTGAAATATGTTCATCAGAAAGTGGGATGCCTGTGAATTATGCAACAGCAAATATAATAATGCAACGGGGGTTTTCAAACTGGAGTCCAGGGCCTGACTGGAGAGACACAGGGGcctgaagaaaaaaatctaaatgtaaagttagagaaaaatataaataaaacaaaaccaaaatataaATCGTTCTTTATGCAATAAAATATTTAGCTTCCTTTATTTTGAAGGAAGGGTTCCCTTGTATGGTGTTTATCATAATTGTCGGGTTATGCCATCTAAAAGTAAAAAACCAAACTCTTGTGGTACAATCTACTCTTGCAGAGTGTGTGCACCTGCTTCTGGAT is from Carassius carassius chromosome 43, fCarCar2.1, whole genome shotgun sequence and encodes:
- the eif3ja gene encoding eukaryotic translation initiation factor 3 subunit J-A isoform X1 gives rise to the protein MADADDWDAGSFDPEEPIKKAAVHDKWEGEDEDDDVKDNWDDDEEEEKEEEKKSEAKPTEKKKLSEKIKEKENLQRKKQEELLKQLEESEDSTELTPEEELAEKLRVKKLQEDSDLELAKEAFGVVSNNVTGIDAMSPSTKEDFTEFERLLKEKISSYEKSIHYSSFLETLFRDLCLSLEVEDFKKISNSLTVLLSEKQRQEKANKGKKKKKGVLPGGGLKATKRDDLADYGEFDGGYAQDYEDFM
- the eif3ja gene encoding eukaryotic translation initiation factor 3 subunit J-A isoform X2 produces the protein MTGDNWDDDEEEEKEEEKKSEAKPTEKKKLSEKIKEKENLQRKKQEELLKQLEESEDSTELTPEEELAEKLRVKKLQEDSDLELAKEAFGVVSNNVTGIDAMSPSTKEDFTEFERLLKEKISSYEKSIHYSSFLETLFRDLCLSLEVEDFKKISNSLTVLLSEKQRQEKANKGKKKKKGVLPGGGLKATKRDDLADYGEFDGGYAQDYEDFM